Proteins encoded within one genomic window of Pyxidicoccus xibeiensis:
- a CDS encoding PAS domain-containing sensor histidine kinase, which yields MQSGRGSNKRPANGGDVPPSEAVVVLRSVRSAVGGILDFECVSANVHAERWLGREERPLVRQRLLVEAPWLRECGLFAACVRVAVRREPEVVRLSRQSPVGTVWLLARVAPWEDGAVVFLEDLTERMAAEEALRRDHDLLHAVIESATDAVYVKDLDGRYVLINPATARAFNRAPQEILGRSDAELLGPDVARPTLAHDRAVAESGQTATYEDSEGGPGTDCIWQTTKGVLRRGDGTVYGLFGISRDVTARRRLEQAREEESRFQERFIGVLGHDLGNPLAAVRLSSAALLARDTLTPDVRRVVERIDGSAERMARLVRQLLDFTRARMAGGIPLRPREVCLEDVCRRIISELEPAHPQRGVRLEVQGESRGVWDEERLGQVMSNLLGNALQHSPDGTQVRVRLADGDPHFQRVEVHNGGPPIPDSLRPRLFAPFHRAAPEPGQPRPQHHGLGLGLYIVSQIVTAHGGWVDVASSTDAGTCFSVTLPRVARPPAAQAGRGA from the coding sequence ATGCAATCCGGCCGTGGGAGCAACAAGCGCCCGGCGAATGGGGGAGACGTTCCCCCTTCCGAGGCGGTCGTCGTGCTGCGCAGTGTCCGCTCCGCGGTCGGGGGCATCCTCGACTTCGAGTGCGTCTCCGCCAACGTCCACGCGGAGCGGTGGCTCGGGCGCGAGGAGCGGCCCCTGGTGCGCCAGCGCCTGCTGGTCGAGGCTCCGTGGCTGCGGGAGTGCGGCCTGTTCGCCGCGTGCGTCCGGGTGGCGGTGCGCCGCGAGCCGGAGGTGGTGCGGCTGTCGCGCCAGTCCCCGGTGGGCACCGTGTGGCTGCTGGCGCGCGTGGCCCCCTGGGAGGACGGCGCCGTCGTCTTCCTGGAGGACCTCACCGAGCGCATGGCCGCCGAGGAGGCCCTGCGCAGGGACCATGACCTGCTGCATGCCGTCATCGAGAGCGCCACGGACGCCGTCTACGTGAAGGACCTGGACGGGCGCTACGTGCTCATCAACCCCGCCACCGCGCGCGCCTTCAACCGCGCGCCCCAGGAGATTCTCGGCCGCTCCGACGCGGAGCTGCTGGGCCCGGACGTCGCCCGGCCCACGCTGGCGCATGACCGCGCGGTGGCGGAGTCCGGCCAGACGGCGACCTACGAGGACTCCGAGGGCGGCCCCGGCACCGACTGCATCTGGCAGACGACGAAGGGCGTGCTGCGCCGGGGCGACGGCACCGTCTACGGCCTCTTCGGCATCAGCCGCGACGTCACCGCGCGCCGCCGCCTGGAGCAGGCGCGCGAGGAGGAGTCGCGCTTCCAGGAGCGCTTCATCGGCGTGCTGGGACATGACCTGGGCAACCCGCTGGCCGCGGTGCGCCTGTCCTCCGCGGCCCTGCTCGCCCGGGACACGCTGACGCCGGACGTGCGCCGCGTGGTGGAGCGCATCGACGGGAGCGCCGAGCGCATGGCCCGGCTGGTGCGGCAACTGCTGGACTTCACCCGTGCGCGCATGGCCGGCGGCATCCCCCTGCGCCCGCGCGAGGTGTGCCTGGAGGACGTGTGCCGCCGCATCATCTCCGAGCTGGAGCCCGCGCACCCGCAGCGCGGCGTCCGCCTGGAGGTGCAGGGCGAGTCCCGCGGCGTCTGGGACGAGGAGCGGCTGGGCCAGGTGATGTCCAACCTGCTCGGCAACGCCCTGCAGCACAGCCCGGACGGCACGCAGGTGCGGGTGCGGCTGGCGGATGGAGACCCCCACTTCCAGCGGGTGGAGGTGCACAACGGCGGGCCGCCCATCCCCGACTCGCTGCGCCCGCGCCTCTTCGCGCCCTTCCACCGCGCGGCGCCGGAGCCGGGGCAGCCCAGGCCACAGCACCATGGCCTGGGGCTGGGCCTCTACATCGTCTCGCAGATTGTCACCGCCCATGGGGGCTGGGTGGACGTGGCGTCTTCGACGGACGCCGGCACCTGCTTCTCCGTGACGCTGCCCCGAGTCGCCCGCCCGCCTGCTGCCCAGGCGGGCAGGGGGGCCTGA
- a CDS encoding c-type cytochrome, translated as MMKRFALVMTLCLATSASAEQVADVWKAKCKSCHGEDGKAQTKMGQKESIVDLTQPAWQKAQTDADIREVIADGSPRNTRMKAFKDRLTPQQIDALVGYIRTMKAK; from the coding sequence ATGATGAAGCGGTTCGCCCTGGTGATGACCCTCTGCCTGGCCACGAGCGCCTCCGCGGAGCAGGTCGCCGACGTGTGGAAGGCGAAGTGCAAGTCCTGCCATGGCGAAGACGGCAAGGCGCAGACGAAGATGGGCCAGAAGGAGTCCATCGTCGACCTCACCCAGCCCGCCTGGCAGAAGGCCCAGACGGACGCCGACATCCGCGAGGTGATTGCCGACGGCTCTCCCCGCAACACCCGGATGAAGGCCTTCAAGGACAGGCTCACCCCCCAGCAGATTGACGCACTGGTGGGATACATCCGCACAATGAAGGCGAAATAG
- a CDS encoding pilus assembly FimT family protein, with the protein MKTSHRGMTLLELMAAVAILGILMALSMPGLQGVINDRRISAAQRAIYLETLEARQQARSSRQPVRLAIISSADENGRLVSAVRWEQLDCANAATDPWGSQCPMPACQTAACGTGGCTCTVTGTPVPLPPGLEASSLDGLCWLGGESTRVVARTGTTTCSATNAVPAAGTLRLRKSDPTGTYLVDQVLSVNALTGALRMVDCTSSPGQYGCP; encoded by the coding sequence ATGAAGACCTCACACCGCGGAATGACCCTGCTGGAGCTGATGGCCGCCGTGGCCATCCTCGGCATCCTGATGGCCCTGTCGATGCCGGGCCTGCAGGGCGTCATCAACGACCGGCGCATCAGCGCCGCCCAGCGCGCCATCTACCTGGAGACGCTGGAGGCCCGGCAGCAGGCGCGCAGCAGCCGCCAGCCGGTGCGCCTGGCCATCATCAGCTCCGCCGACGAGAACGGGCGGCTGGTGTCCGCGGTGCGCTGGGAGCAGCTCGACTGCGCCAACGCGGCCACGGACCCATGGGGCAGCCAGTGCCCGATGCCGGCCTGCCAGACGGCGGCGTGCGGCACCGGAGGCTGCACGTGCACGGTGACGGGAACGCCCGTGCCGCTGCCGCCCGGCCTGGAGGCCAGCAGCCTGGACGGCCTGTGCTGGCTGGGGGGCGAGTCCACGCGGGTGGTGGCCCGCACGGGCACGACGACGTGCAGCGCGACCAACGCCGTGCCGGCGGCCGGCACCCTGCGGCTCCGCAAGAGCGACCCCACGGGCACCTACCTCGTGGACCAGGTGCTCAGCGTGAATGCGCTCACGGGCGCCCTGCGGATGGTGGACTGCACCAGCTCCCCCGGCCAATACGGCTGTCCCTGA
- a CDS encoding PilW family protein, with protein MRRSALQARGFTLIEMMIASSLSLAVLAGAVTVGVALQRRGILEERTMETQNTSRAARELLIPAMQRAGAGFGKARLNVGGDGAQVDQRYAVWVTTNATFPGDPSFAGPTGVYAGLISDAVEIWDADSARAVQLRSRLACGNAIWDGAQLCAQSVGVNAPPANSLSVVTNPTESTACVGVVGAARTTETIAWTAGAPNQTLPAGAPCSTVAASGNVFTGSDSYLMPLNVRAYRVNWRSGRPVLEVDPDGSAGGAGYQPLAQDIERLKVRMGVYNPDLPNNDVVFFPEANAGRPALDACTNATCWSKIPGDAGTVGAAEFGPRSARDELMRRVRLMEVLITARTPQMDVQAAGADGGTTRDEEGNLVDGFKRRHSLQRIAPRNFAISGGT; from the coding sequence ATGAGACGCTCAGCACTGCAGGCCCGGGGCTTCACCCTCATCGAGATGATGATTGCCAGCTCGCTGTCGCTGGCGGTGCTCGCCGGGGCCGTCACCGTGGGCGTTGCCCTCCAGCGGCGCGGCATCCTGGAAGAGCGCACCATGGAGACCCAGAACACCAGCCGGGCCGCGCGGGAGCTGCTCATCCCCGCCATGCAGCGCGCGGGGGCGGGGTTCGGCAAGGCGCGGCTCAACGTGGGCGGCGACGGCGCCCAGGTGGACCAGCGCTACGCGGTGTGGGTGACGACGAACGCCACATTCCCAGGCGACCCCAGCTTCGCGGGGCCCACGGGCGTCTACGCGGGCCTCATCTCCGACGCGGTGGAAATCTGGGACGCGGACTCGGCGCGCGCGGTGCAGCTGCGCAGCCGGCTCGCCTGTGGCAACGCCATCTGGGACGGCGCGCAGCTGTGCGCCCAGTCCGTCGGAGTCAACGCCCCGCCCGCCAACAGCCTCAGCGTGGTGACGAACCCGACGGAGTCCACCGCCTGTGTCGGGGTGGTGGGGGCCGCCCGCACGACGGAGACCATCGCCTGGACGGCCGGCGCCCCCAACCAGACGCTGCCGGCGGGCGCCCCCTGCTCGACGGTGGCCGCGTCGGGCAACGTCTTCACGGGGAGCGACTCGTACCTGATGCCGCTGAACGTGCGGGCCTACCGCGTCAACTGGCGCAGCGGCCGGCCGGTGCTCGAGGTGGACCCGGACGGGTCCGCGGGCGGCGCCGGGTACCAGCCGCTGGCGCAGGACATCGAGCGCCTCAAGGTGCGGATGGGCGTGTACAACCCGGACCTCCCCAACAACGACGTCGTCTTCTTCCCGGAGGCGAACGCGGGGCGCCCGGCGCTGGACGCGTGCACCAACGCCACCTGCTGGTCGAAAATCCCCGGTGACGCCGGCACCGTGGGCGCGGCCGAGTTCGGCCCGCGCAGCGCCCGCGACGAGCTGATGCGCCGCGTGCGGCTGATGGAGGTGCTCATCACCGCGCGCACCCCGCAGATGGACGTGCAGGCCGCGGGCGCCGACGGCGGCACCACGCGGGACGAGGAAGGCAACCTGGTGGACGGCTTCAAGCGGCGCCACTCCCTCCAGCGCATCGCGCCGCGCAACTTCGCAATCTCGGGGGGAACATGA
- a CDS encoding pilus assembly protein, with amino-acid sequence MRLRSILITAALFAAPGAALAQAGDADAGVTFNPCIDTTGQDRQPDFNADAGAYSSVMLTNDTPPKLRLNTNQTILDPERIILPFEQEVEALIVDEQAGAGASHTLGWFYYQDLIDKQYVNVNDPGNPNDDTLVDADDSGVPDFHEDLFNINPRRPYIGLNPRCDRRFTLPKPDGTLIEMREPDLLTSSCASPRTYSPTMGPKRWPEDDLGYPARPASPVVGQTVAGAGLNVYNTRTAYTNTDTWFSDQGLFPHIPNLLEPSDWRNGHKGLGNIAFYATDDDENHCNQPSQTSECLQPRMAWSADGTTPVNVWDKSGNRDGIPDYKASAFDTKGRVRPGTNPAAAPNEEDRRVKLGMIQGGKEVVFFLVTYVEQIYGRQVPFRDENGNIYYQDGQPVMIPQNSTDSCFMTKTMPDGRQQCHFWAHGDINVFFSKTLLNMDLHQTGASDGNLVVTKNLRTNWLGYDAYDRLDNPEYGRVFFEQDQMKDVYAYNQRAAHTIVGAPIGNERVWILGWEDQNSGGDRTYNDIVILINKQNNGVFKSDVVSSDISPSVARDYTITSVTLSIDDEPYFEPVASTQACTPEVEQPDGSIHRPLPSITYQVALDCKVCVSGCDGTTPVFEPKRTEPEWVTVPFQDPGPDPGTRNRTVSVDDLLERGYTGTQLCWRAILQSPGEGCQPTIANVNVSYKAQKAGQYGRSGRIGVANTLLYGAGEVPGRNWAETPHLNPSQRLLDGRPDMSPRGHVYLKKLYEPENPAVTLSSSNTANPPVWDAGEVQRVSIRSSDPFARKLFTRRLGTRTELKSITGDTHPIFPTAPGNELCAYDGVRYDLNDDGECNSTDRTVLRDWLYGWEKYDAAAPADSVRSPRRTWPMGTINLSTPAMVGPPVEPAWLSNPTVSETEKTNFRARFRDNALISGRKNVAFIGTGQGFLHALDVGKLTLEDDMCTPATEYTGYFDHTSGCTAARSYGTGAELFAYLPGKMLPYYVENYLRAERAGRPGATMDASPAVGPVDLGQNSSADTTGTNDYNARRGYTPASTTAWQLNTNPTSNTGAKTVLASATGPKQSVFFALDVTNPASTNTNYPWPMWEYDVANELYHGFDNAFAPCTTRSDHWDCVTLSEIFDYVHGRGEAVVRADTSGSRHNPLLLRMDFGSRGGKKWVAAFATDFVPRPGTAGTLYLIDVKTGQPIQVNHGSGLKQRLAGIVTLGTDPAQDHDQGIGGSPAAVDVDGDGNQDVLYVPSTSGKVYKVNLRDVNADRDFGKALSSCVIANARTATYANGSTVEHPDSQRIYADMMVRTTRSGSSATVDLFFGTANNPDTDLDADDRAASPRRYHVMAFRDTAPLATDCSGRTQVWVHPLGLGQAVWGGLSIVEGAVSTATAVGTKADVCSVDADTSGKLYSLSQATGDGLVGSGADLGGHSLSTPVSYDRHLILPITTAGTTQIVGNTAWQNPKGDTGGTRSRVLIWDVRPGGNIREVIP; translated from the coding sequence ATGCGCCTCAGGAGCATCCTCATCACCGCGGCCCTGTTCGCCGCACCCGGCGCCGCGCTCGCGCAGGCCGGCGACGCGGACGCGGGCGTCACGTTCAACCCGTGCATCGACACCACGGGACAGGACCGCCAGCCCGACTTCAACGCCGACGCCGGCGCCTACAGCTCGGTGATGCTGACGAACGACACCCCGCCCAAGCTGCGCCTCAACACCAACCAGACCATCCTGGACCCCGAGCGCATCATCCTGCCCTTCGAGCAGGAGGTCGAAGCGCTCATCGTGGACGAGCAGGCGGGCGCGGGCGCGTCCCATACCCTGGGCTGGTTCTACTACCAGGACCTCATCGACAAGCAGTACGTCAACGTCAACGACCCCGGCAACCCCAACGACGACACGCTCGTCGACGCGGACGACAGCGGCGTGCCGGACTTCCACGAGGACCTCTTCAACATCAACCCGCGGCGGCCCTACATCGGCCTGAACCCGCGCTGCGACCGGCGCTTCACCCTCCCCAAGCCCGACGGCACCCTCATCGAGATGCGGGAGCCGGACCTGCTCACGTCCAGCTGCGCGTCCCCCCGCACCTACTCGCCCACGATGGGGCCCAAGCGCTGGCCGGAAGACGACCTGGGCTATCCGGCGCGGCCGGCCAGCCCGGTGGTGGGCCAGACGGTCGCTGGCGCGGGGCTGAACGTCTACAACACGCGGACGGCCTACACGAACACCGACACCTGGTTCAGCGACCAGGGCCTGTTCCCGCACATCCCGAACCTGTTGGAGCCGTCGGACTGGCGCAACGGCCACAAGGGCCTGGGCAACATCGCCTTCTACGCGACGGACGACGACGAGAACCACTGCAACCAGCCGTCGCAGACGTCCGAGTGCCTCCAGCCGCGCATGGCCTGGAGCGCGGACGGCACCACGCCCGTCAACGTCTGGGACAAGTCCGGCAACCGCGACGGCATCCCCGACTACAAGGCGAGCGCCTTCGACACGAAGGGCCGCGTGCGGCCCGGCACCAACCCGGCCGCCGCCCCCAACGAGGAGGACCGGCGCGTGAAGCTGGGGATGATTCAGGGCGGCAAGGAGGTCGTCTTCTTCCTCGTCACCTACGTGGAGCAGATCTACGGCCGCCAGGTCCCGTTCCGCGACGAGAACGGCAACATCTACTACCAGGACGGCCAGCCCGTCATGATTCCGCAGAACTCCACCGACTCGTGCTTCATGACGAAGACGATGCCGGACGGCCGCCAGCAGTGTCACTTCTGGGCGCACGGTGACATCAACGTCTTCTTCTCCAAGACGCTGCTCAACATGGACCTGCACCAGACGGGCGCCTCGGACGGCAACCTGGTGGTGACCAAGAACCTGCGCACCAACTGGCTGGGCTACGACGCGTACGACCGCCTGGACAACCCCGAGTACGGCCGGGTGTTCTTCGAGCAGGACCAGATGAAGGACGTCTACGCGTACAACCAGCGCGCGGCGCACACCATCGTCGGTGCGCCCATCGGCAACGAGCGCGTCTGGATTCTGGGTTGGGAGGACCAGAACTCGGGCGGCGACCGCACGTACAACGACATCGTCATCCTCATCAACAAGCAGAACAACGGCGTCTTCAAGTCGGACGTGGTGTCGTCGGACATCTCGCCCAGCGTCGCGCGGGACTACACCATCACCTCCGTCACGCTCTCCATCGACGACGAGCCGTACTTCGAGCCCGTCGCCTCCACCCAGGCGTGCACGCCCGAAGTCGAGCAGCCGGACGGGAGCATCCACCGGCCGCTGCCGAGCATCACCTACCAGGTGGCGCTGGACTGCAAGGTGTGCGTGTCCGGCTGCGACGGCACCACCCCCGTGTTCGAGCCCAAGCGCACCGAGCCCGAGTGGGTCACCGTGCCCTTCCAGGACCCCGGTCCGGACCCGGGCACGCGCAACCGGACCGTCTCCGTGGATGACCTGCTGGAGCGCGGCTACACCGGCACGCAGCTGTGCTGGCGCGCCATCCTCCAGAGCCCGGGCGAGGGCTGCCAGCCCACCATCGCCAACGTCAACGTCTCCTACAAGGCGCAGAAGGCCGGCCAGTACGGCCGCTCGGGGCGCATCGGCGTGGCCAACACGCTGCTCTACGGCGCGGGCGAGGTGCCGGGCCGCAACTGGGCGGAGACTCCGCACCTGAACCCGTCCCAGCGCCTGCTGGATGGCCGGCCGGACATGAGCCCGCGCGGCCACGTCTACCTCAAGAAGCTCTACGAGCCGGAGAACCCGGCCGTCACGCTGTCGTCCAGCAACACCGCCAACCCGCCGGTGTGGGACGCCGGTGAGGTGCAGCGCGTCTCCATCCGGAGCTCGGACCCCTTCGCCCGCAAGCTCTTCACCCGCCGGCTCGGGACGCGCACCGAGCTGAAGTCCATCACCGGTGACACCCACCCCATCTTCCCCACCGCCCCGGGCAACGAGCTGTGCGCGTACGACGGCGTCCGGTACGACCTGAACGACGACGGCGAGTGCAACAGCACCGACCGGACCGTGCTGCGCGACTGGCTCTATGGCTGGGAGAAGTACGACGCCGCCGCTCCGGCGGACTCCGTGCGCTCCCCCCGGCGCACCTGGCCCATGGGCACCATCAACCTGTCCACCCCGGCCATGGTGGGCCCGCCCGTCGAGCCGGCGTGGCTGTCCAACCCCACCGTCTCCGAGACGGAGAAGACGAACTTCCGCGCGCGCTTCCGCGACAACGCCCTCATCTCCGGCCGGAAGAACGTGGCCTTCATCGGCACGGGCCAGGGCTTCCTGCACGCGCTGGACGTGGGCAAGCTGACGCTCGAGGACGACATGTGCACGCCCGCGACGGAGTACACGGGCTACTTCGACCACACGTCCGGCTGCACGGCGGCGCGCAGCTACGGCACCGGGGCGGAGCTGTTCGCCTACCTGCCCGGGAAGATGCTGCCCTACTACGTGGAGAACTACCTGCGCGCGGAGCGCGCGGGACGGCCGGGGGCGACGATGGATGCCTCGCCCGCGGTGGGGCCTGTGGACCTGGGCCAGAACAGCAGCGCGGACACCACCGGCACCAACGACTACAACGCGCGGCGCGGCTACACGCCCGCGTCGACCACCGCGTGGCAGCTCAACACCAACCCGACGTCGAACACGGGCGCCAAGACGGTGCTGGCCAGCGCCACGGGCCCCAAGCAGAGCGTCTTCTTCGCGCTCGACGTCACCAACCCCGCGAGCACCAACACCAACTACCCCTGGCCCATGTGGGAGTACGACGTCGCCAACGAGCTGTACCACGGCTTCGACAACGCGTTCGCCCCCTGCACCACCCGCAGCGACCACTGGGACTGCGTGACGCTGTCGGAGATCTTCGACTACGTGCACGGCCGCGGCGAGGCGGTGGTGCGGGCGGACACGAGCGGCTCGCGGCACAACCCGCTGCTGCTGCGCATGGACTTCGGCAGCCGCGGCGGCAAGAAGTGGGTGGCGGCCTTCGCCACCGACTTCGTCCCCAGGCCGGGCACCGCCGGCACGCTCTACCTCATCGACGTGAAGACGGGGCAGCCCATCCAGGTCAACCACGGCTCGGGGCTGAAGCAGCGGCTGGCGGGCATCGTCACGCTGGGCACCGACCCGGCGCAGGACCATGACCAGGGCATCGGCGGCAGCCCGGCGGCGGTGGACGTGGACGGCGACGGCAACCAGGACGTGCTCTACGTGCCGTCCACGTCGGGCAAGGTCTACAAGGTCAACCTGCGCGACGTGAACGCCGACCGCGACTTCGGCAAGGCGCTCAGCTCGTGCGTCATCGCCAATGCCCGGACGGCCACGTACGCCAACGGCAGCACCGTGGAGCACCCGGACAGCCAGCGCATCTACGCGGACATGATGGTGAGGACCACGCGCTCGGGCTCGAGCGCCACCGTGGACCTCTTCTTCGGCACGGCCAACAACCCGGACACGGACCTGGACGCGGATGACCGGGCGGCCTCGCCGCGGCGCTACCACGTCATGGCCTTCCGGGACACCGCGCCGCTGGCCACCGACTGCAGCGGCCGCACGCAGGTGTGGGTGCACCCGCTGGGCCTGGGGCAGGCCGTCTGGGGCGGGCTGTCCATCGTCGAGGGCGCCGTGTCCACCGCGACGGCGGTGGGGACGAAGGCGGACGTGTGCAGCGTGGATGCGGACACCAGCGGCAAGCTGTACTCGCTGAGCCAGGCCACCGGTGACGGGCTGGTGGGGAGCGGGGCGGACCTGGGCGGCCACAGCCTGAGCACGCCCGTGTCCTATGACCGGCACCTCATCCTCCCCATCACCACGGCCGGCACCACGCAAATCGTCGGCAACACGGCATGGCAGAACCCGAAGGGCGACACCGGAGGCACCCGCTCGCGCGTGCTCATCTGGGACGTGCGGCCCGGCGGCAACATCCGGGAGGTGATTCCGTGA
- a CDS encoding methyltransferase domain-containing protein — protein sequence MNHPLSVVLPYSPSTASAASRFARELAPHAEVVLAGEGPVEVSSGPGLQVLAVSGGKGAAIRAALARVTGAVTVLQDPDTAWAPEVYETLAGPIRADAADAVFGRRAFPGLAQGLAPEQLADRALGHFTRFVTDVSLADPLTGLRAFRTEALRSVTLTSDDDAVDAELVVKLAAQLFRLTEVDLPPAQAVPRRPRATHLSRLRTLLRYATVRDDADNQHEGYTTLERMDGATHYNQWLARRFREHLGRRVLEIGAGIGTITRELEPGLELLVALEVDRFYVDRLKNLFRGKPHVRPYLSDVALADWESLKAERLDTIVLSNVLEHIPDDAAAVRRFRQILSPGGRVVILVPALQQLFGAIDEAVGHHRRYTPATLRAVLEQNGFEVEKLEWMNLAGLPGWFVNSRLLRRRAVPKLQLKLYDTLAPFLARAESHVKLPVGMSLFAVARATGSDA from the coding sequence GTGAATCATCCGCTCTCCGTCGTGCTCCCCTACTCGCCCAGCACCGCCAGCGCCGCGTCGCGCTTCGCGCGGGAGCTGGCCCCCCATGCCGAGGTGGTGCTCGCGGGCGAGGGCCCCGTGGAGGTCTCCTCCGGGCCCGGACTCCAGGTGCTCGCCGTGTCGGGAGGCAAGGGAGCGGCCATCCGCGCCGCCCTGGCCCGGGTGACGGGCGCGGTGACGGTGCTGCAGGACCCGGACACCGCCTGGGCACCGGAGGTGTACGAGACGCTGGCGGGCCCCATCCGCGCCGACGCCGCGGACGCCGTCTTCGGCCGCCGCGCGTTCCCGGGGCTGGCGCAGGGGCTGGCGCCGGAGCAACTGGCGGACCGCGCGCTGGGGCACTTCACCCGCTTCGTCACCGACGTGTCCCTGGCGGACCCGCTCACCGGCCTGCGCGCCTTCCGCACGGAGGCGCTGCGCTCGGTGACGCTGACCAGCGACGACGACGCGGTGGACGCGGAGCTGGTGGTGAAGCTGGCCGCGCAGCTGTTCCGCCTCACCGAGGTGGACCTGCCGCCCGCGCAGGCGGTGCCCCGCCGCCCGCGCGCCACGCACCTGTCCCGGCTGCGCACCCTGCTGCGCTACGCGACCGTCCGCGACGACGCGGACAACCAGCACGAGGGCTACACCACCCTGGAGCGCATGGACGGCGCCACCCACTACAACCAGTGGCTGGCCCGCCGCTTCCGCGAGCACCTGGGCCGGCGCGTGCTGGAGATTGGCGCCGGCATCGGCACGATTACCCGCGAGCTGGAGCCCGGCCTGGAGCTGCTGGTGGCGCTGGAGGTGGACCGCTTCTACGTGGACCGCCTGAAGAACCTCTTCCGCGGCAAGCCCCACGTGCGGCCCTACCTGTCCGACGTGGCCCTGGCGGACTGGGAGTCGCTCAAGGCCGAGCGCCTGGACACCATCGTCCTCTCCAACGTGCTGGAGCACATCCCCGACGACGCCGCGGCGGTGCGGCGCTTCCGGCAGATTCTCTCCCCCGGCGGCCGGGTGGTCATCCTCGTCCCGGCGCTGCAGCAGCTGTTCGGCGCCATCGACGAGGCGGTGGGCCACCACCGCCGCTACACCCCGGCCACCCTGCGCGCCGTGCTCGAGCAGAACGGCTTCGAGGTGGAGAAGCTGGAGTGGATGAACCTGGCCGGCCTGCCTGGCTGGTTCGTCAACAGCCGCCTGCTGCGCCGCCGCGCGGTGCCGAAGCTCCAGCTGAAGCTCTACGACACCCTGGCCCCCTTCCTCGCCCGGGCGGAGTCCCACGTGAAGCTGCCGGTGGGCATGAGCCTGTTCGCCGTGGCCCGCGCCACCGGGAGCGACGCGTGA